The following is a genomic window from Malus sylvestris chromosome 7, drMalSylv7.2, whole genome shotgun sequence.
ATCACAGACCATTTGCAGTCAACAAATAATCGCATTACCTCTAACTAGGCTATCCACACACGTCCGTTAATTCGGGTGGATGTTGTGTGACTGAAGTTTTTAATCAAACTGCTAAGGCCGTAGAAAAATTGCATAATATTGATCACTTTGATGTAGTATACAAAAAGTGAGTGTGTACTATACCACACCAGGCAGCACGCCGAGGATAAGCATATCTTGGTCTACGGAGCTTGGGTAGGACCCAAGTAACCCCAATCAAACAGCAATTTTATATTAGCTACCCAACCGTGGTGGATGGGGGACCCTACTAACCTAAGGGCTTAAGGGCGCACTTTGTGTGATTTCACCCAAGGGTGAACAGACCAAGACCACCATAACCTCACCTGGTTAGGAGGCAACCAATCACTTTAATACCCTGCTTAGTTACAAACCCACGTTACTAGGCTCGGCAATATCATAACATTTTGTAAATCCTTAAAaacatatttaatatataatctCTGTCCGATGTGAAACGAGTTTTTTAAAACACTGGTGAAAAGTAATAAACCTTTCTCACCGGACTAAGTTACGCCACTACAGACTAAGTTTCATCTCGAAGCCTGTGGTCACGTCATGACGGATCTTAGTCCGAGGGGTTGGCTAATTCATCTGTCACCATTTGCTTCACATTAGATATAAGTCAACCGTGTTATCTAAGGGTCAGGGTCGGAAGATGCATTTTTTTCTATCGCGCGATTCTAACACAGACTGACGTTACGTTAGCTTGTCTTACGCAAACCTTTCCAAACTTACGGCATTGTGCAGGAAATAATAAAACATTCATTAGGAAAGAAGCTAATCCGTTTTTGTTTAAATACCAAAAACAATGTGCTCACTGCTCCGTCCTGTATCCTGCTAAGGCAACTCGAAAAATTCAGGATGCCGGCAGAGAAGCTTCGACACATTCACAGCTGTTTTCTTTCATGTTACAAATAGCAGAGTACACACAACAGTAGATAACGCAATTGCCCAGCCAGAAAGCCTATCCCCTACACTTACTAATGCATAATCGTTCCGACTACAAACTGGTATAAAATTGTGAAAACTTACGCTCTCATTGCAACCGCGAAAATTTGGCTCGGTAGtacaaagaaaaagggaaacaaTATCTGTAAAGCAAACAGAATCATCCAATCCTCGGAACCTGAGAAGGCCGATTTATACCTTCATCAATATCGAACCATTCTGGGTGACAACAGCCACCTCTTGCCTCTAGTATTGCGTTCAAGTTATTCACCCTCGGACAAACAGAGAACTCATAACAACCACACCACTGAGTTTTTACTTCTTCCGCCTGGTGTGTTTAACTTTAACTATTCTTCGTTGAGACTTGTCACCATCACCGCCACTGGAGCCAACTGAGAAGCTGCCCCCTCCTAAACCCTGATTCGCACCCAAACTACCAGAGGCCTGAAATGGGTTAGGGTTCTGTGGGTTGGTTAGGTTCTGTTGGCCTCCAAATTGGAAGGGACTCGCCCCTGGGGCTGTGGGTGTATATCCAAATACAGAAGCAGGTTGTGAGTTTGAAACAGGCTGTTGCCCAAACTGGAACTGTTGACCAAAACCTGGGACTGTAGGCATAGACGCCTGATTAGTGTCTTCGGCCATACTGTCTTCCATACTCATTTGATCATTATTACCTGGGGAACCAAATGGAAATACAGGATTGGAGTTGCCAAATGGAGGCTGTGACGGGGCACTAGTAGGTGCAGCTGAAGTGAATGAGAACATGGAAGTTGAGGATGCACCATTGGATGATTGAAACATTAATCCACTGTTGTTATTTGTAGAAGAAACTGTGGATGCTGCAAAAGTAATAGGCGCACTGATAGTAGTAGCAGTGGCAGACGAGGATCCTCCAAATACAAAAGGTGCACTGTTAGTAGTAGCAGTGGCAGACGAGGATCCTCCAAATACAAAAGGTGCACTGTTAGTAGTAGCAGTAGCAGTCGAGGATCCTCCAAATACAAAAGGCACACTGTTAGTGCTAGTAGTAGCAGCAGTGGAGGATCCTCCGGATACAATAGGTGCACTGTTAGTAGCAGGAGCAGCGGAGGATGATACATAAGAAAACCCAGTTGACGAAGATGTAGAGTTGAAAGCGGTAGCAAATACAGAAGATTTAGCAGGTTGCCAACTGGAAGCAAATACATTAGGGGCAGTGCCAGAGCTAATGGAGTTGGCCTCCAATGAGGAAGTAGAAGAACCAAGAGCAGTATCAGTTCCTGAACTAGGGAGTTTGGCAGTAGAGGTTGGGCCAAAAATAGAACCTCCAAAAGAGAAAGCTGTATTTCCAGCAAACCCATGTGATAGTGGGGATGTTGATGAACCAGGTTCAGTGGATGAACTTTGTGCAACAGATGCAATTCCAGTCGCAGCAGATGAGGCCTGGGCAATAGGAGCAGATCCACTGCCAGCACCAAAAAGAGAACCCTGGAACTGGTTAGCAGCACTTGAAATGGCAGCAGATGTGCCAGCAAACAAAGTGCTGCTAATGTTACCAAAGCCTTTGTCTTCTGTGTTCTTGCCTCCAAATGATTCCTTGTTCTTGCCTTCAAAAGATTCCATGGGAGATTTTACTGGAACTGGTGTGACTACAGTTGAAGCAGTAGACGATTCAAATTTGACTGTAGGCGTGGTTGAAAATGAAGGTGCTTGAGCCAAGCTAGAACCATTGCTACTGTTCGTGGTGAATGCAGTTGTAGAGATGTCAACAGTGTCTCTGTTGGCAGTGAGACTAATGCTACCCGATGAATTTGGACTTGTCACATTACTGAAGACTGAAGGAGTGGAGGAAGTAAATAGAGGGCTTGACCcattatttatatttgaattaggGGTGCCAAAGGAGAATATGCCTGTGGTTGATGGTGCAGTTGATACAGTAGTTTTAGGTATCACAAAAGAGTCTCCAGCATTTGAATTACTCTTATTAACTGCTTCACCTGATCTGTGTGGTTGGACTACAGAAGTTGTTGCACCCGATACAACCGCATGTACACTGCAGatgaaaacaaagataaattaaATAACAAACTTTTGGGGAACACGTTAAAAAATCATAAAGTCACCCACTTACATAATGAATGGGATTTCCACATGATACCACTGAttaaatatttttgttattaGACACATACTATTTTATTGCAAAAGACAATAGAACAAGGGAAAAACGAGTGGTCAAGAAGaccattgaaaagaaaaacaaggaaCGGAGAAAACAGTTGCATTTTGAAACAATAGAAAACAAGCTATTTTTTTGTTGTTCATTCAATAGTTGTATCAATTACAAGTTACAACCCATCACAGGAGCAACCCCTCAAACCCATTTCCAAACCTATCCACCCGCCCATCACTAATGAACAATCTGGTTGGGGACAAAAGAACCACCACCATTAAAGCTAACTGCCTTCACCAATAGCAAAGAAGGTTATAGTTCCGAAAATCCAGTGAATTACTATTGACAATAGATTAATTCCTCATTGCCACCCTTCAGCGAGCACTTTTAACCAACATTTACAGGATTGCCACCCTTCAGTGAGCACTTTTAACCGACATTTACAGGCAGTGTGCCTTCGCGGTATTAGGTTATCTACCCTCAAGGTCTTTGGACACACATATACTCTGATAAAATGAAAGACAATGAGTAGTTTCATTCCATTTGTCCCTTCGGAAGCCTAGTTTTCTatacacttgaatctccacctaTCTTTTCAtatgaaagaaaataataagaaatataattAAATGCAACACTCAAGAGCCCTCAACTATGTTTTTCATCAAAACGTAAAGATTGAAAAGAAACAAGCGATTTAACACACTGACCTGCTTGAGCTTTCAGCATTGGAGTGTGAAAAGGTTGCGTTCACGGATTCACCAACTGCAGGTGACGAAGTAAAAGTAGACTGTGGCAGTGCAACTTTATCAACACTCTTAGAGCCAAACTTAAACAGAGGTGTAGCTGCATCTGAAACCTTAACTGAAGTAACATTACCCCCATAGTTAAAAGTGGGAAGACCAGGATGCGAATCTTTCGGTAGATCAACTTTGTCATATGTAAAGGATGGCTGAGTAGCTACTACACTGGGCAAGACTGTCAAGCTGGATGAAGCTAAACTACGAGCAGCTGAAGTCCTTACTTCAGAGTAAACTGGAGTATTCTTGGTCGAAGATGCCTCAACCTTCCCTCTTGAATCAGATGCAACCCCATTTGAATCGTCATCATCATCCAGATCCAGAAAATCCTGCAGACAATACCCAAAATGTTCAAATTCCATGGAAGTAGAAAGAATAAACAAGATAATCAAGAACTTACTAGAAACAATCAAGAGAATAGAGCACAACTATACCTCATGTGCACTCATCTTGAATGCCCGTTTCTTTTGTGGATGATGAACAGAGTTTGATGCCGCAGAAACTGTAGTTTTAACATTTAGCAAAATATCCTTCTTTTCTGTTGTAGAATCTGCTCCATTTATTAACATTGAACTGTCAGAAGGAGCATCGATCCTAAGTGGGCCGTTTCCTCTAACCTTATCCTGCTTTTGAGAGGTGAAGTCTTGAGGAGCACCAATCCTAAGTGGGCCATTTTCTCTAACCTTATCCAGCTTTTGAGAGGTGAATTCTCGAGCATCTGGTATCACATGATCAGCGGAAACATCAAACTtattattgaaatttttattattattatgttcGTTGTCCAAAAATTTTGGTGAATCCACATCCTCCAGGCTTTTCCGAGCCTGACCATATAGCATTGATGGGGAAAGCTTAGTTGGCGATTTGTCTTTCACAGTATGTAGATTGGGCTCAGATGATTTCTCTTTTGGAGAGACCAATTTATCAAGCTGCTCAAGTATTTTGGACGCCATTTCACTGGACTTTGAGGGAACGGTAGAGAAACTTGTACTAGGACCTGAATTGTCTCTAGTTTCTGGTAATGCTTTGTTCTTAGGTTCACCCAATGATAGTGGCTTCCACAAGTTTTGAGCAGCCTCAGAACTTATTCTTGCCCCATGAATGGAAGTAGTAGGTGAGCTCAAGCCTCTTGAAGAAAGAAGATTAGGTTTTTGACGAATTCTCCGAATAGGACCAACAGATCCTATGTCATTGTCTAAGACTGAGAATCTGCGCTTCGAGGTctacaaataaaaacaaacaattcaaatgacataaatcTGGAGGTGATTAGTGCAAATAAAGAGTAGCATTAGATAATCATCAGATATCATACCCCTTGTTTAGATCCAGAAGGTTGGCTTTGCTCCCATACAGACTGAGATGATGAAGCACCACCATAAGCATCAACTTTAGACCCAGCACCCTGAAATACAAGCAAATACAAAGTAAGAGCCCAAACTCCCAGTaaacatatgtattttttttaaagaaacggTTGTATTAAGATCAAGAAACCAACAAAGAGATCGGTCGAGAAGACCAACCCAGAAcacagcaaacaaacaaaacttgGAAAGTGAACATAGAAAAGACCCAGCACAATCAGCtgagaaaacacctagaagacTCTGATCTAGCCTAAGCAAAAAGAGAGAGATTCCCTGAACTCTGAGGAAAAGGAAGCCGGGAACGAgatccttctaattttttattttagttaacAGATATCCTTCTATTTCTCTCCATCCAAACGACCAAAATTACCGCATGGAACATACAATCCACATGACCTTGGCTTTCTTGCCCTTCCAAAGCAAAAAATGGCATTCATTAAAAGAGAGAACTTTTGGGATTGCCCAAGTGAATCCCAGTAAACAATCAAAACCTGAAAGGGATCTGTACTGTCTTTTTCTTATAACCAGAAATCCTCAAACATGCTTTGGGAAAACGGATGTCAAATTGGAGAACACCACTCAACCCTGCAGTCTTTGGAAGGCAGGAAACTCTAGCAAATGGCTACATAGATACCTTGAACAAATGTACCACAGGCCTAATCACTCAACTAAACCAACATTAATTGAAAAGAACTATTCTCATagcaaacaaaccttcaaactacTTGTTGTGCAGACTCGAGAGTATGGTGTTCGAGCCATGCTGTATATAGCAGACCTGCCTCGAGATCTAGGGGTCACAAAACCATTTAATGGAGCCATCCCACTGCCAGAATTCCTTGGCACAAGTGACATCGTTGGCGATTTTGAAGGAAATGGCAGACTGCTCAAAATAGGGGAATCTTCATGGTGTGTTTGACCTCGCAAATTTAACAATGATAGAGATACTTTTGAAGGCCTACTGCCCATGTAAGCTTTTGCGAGTTCTGCAGGTGAAGCAACTTCTTCATCAAGGACCTGAAGACATTTTAACCACTAAATGTGAAAAAAGAGCCAAAGTGAATATTTCATAGGAACTATCACTCCACAATTAGTTTAAATTAAAGATAAGCTAGATCAAGAACATGGCTTTCACAAACTAATGAGCCAAAGTATACAAATGGAAAGTAAGTTATCATACACTTGCACTAACAACAGGGTTTGAAGCAAGGCGGCTCTCAATCCCATTTTTGTCTAGCAATGGAGTTTTAGGAAATTCCTCCTTTTTGTCATGAGAAACCACCGACTTTGAAGGTATCACTTCAGACCCTTTCTCTTGATTCTCCATTGGCATATCAACAGTTCTTGAATGCAACAGCTCTGTCAATCGATCAATCTCAGATCTGCAGAGGTGATTAACATTCAACATCAAGATAAGCCCAtgttagaagaaaaaaagttcCACGATAAACACatgttcaaagaaaaaaaaatgttctaaGCCCTAGAAGCACCATGGATGAAATCATAAATGCACAAGTGGTACATCAACCCCCATTAATTCCATTAAGAACACACACAAACATACTCTCTCTCAGACGCGCCATGGATGAAATCATAAATGCACAAGTGGTACATCAACCCCCATTAATTCTATTAAGAACACACACAaaaatgctctctctctctctctctctctcgcacaAACATCATCCCCATTCATCAATAGTACTTGGAAGTAATACCACGAAGTACATATCAACTTGACCAGACCAAAAAAGAAGTATGTACATAACAACTTACCTGGTAAAGGTTTTCTGCTCTAAAATTTGTTCAAGCTCAGTGAGCTCGCCTCCATCACCAGTAGTACTTGGATGACTTGGACCGGAACATTGACCAATTGTGCCTTTTAGCACTCCAGGAAGATCCTTTACAGTGTACATTTACATACAACATATTGTCAAACATGATatcaaaaccataaaaaaaatgataaagaatCTATGAAATGAATTGAACTGAAAATTGTTCtacttgaaaataaataatagcaTACCATCATAACTCAATCACAATAAAATTTACACATCAGTGGTAAAACAACAAGGAATAGTGGGCAACAAAAAATGTGGATGTAACATGGACTACTCTTATCCCAAAGagtaaaaatgtgaataaataggATATTGAGGATATCAAGTTTTTTTATGCGCTGTTCCTTAATAATGTCCTCTAACATAACTTTGGTAGTGTAAAGCCAATCAGTGCACTTGCAGGAAACTTGAGATATTCACTTAACCCTAAAATATATTCTAAGACGCGCGCAACATAGAAGAAAATCAGGGAACAAAATATTTCCCGTGAACATAAATTTCGAGTCTAAATAATGGGAGGGAAAAAAATTCACTACGCTTATAATACTCAAACACGGGGCCAAAGAAAGATCCAAGTATCATGATGTACTGCCCAAAAATAGCTCCAGAAAGAAATGATGTAATCTCATCTAAAAACAGGACTTTTAACAAAACAATGAGCATATAGCTTACTCCCAATCACTAAGCGCAAAGTCCGATCAGTGCTAaaatacaaatatctaacacattaaaCTTACCACAGTAACTTCTTCTTTGCCCTTCATCTTTGCTTCATGGTTTACACCTGATAAAGTAATGGAAGACTAAATTCGTAAGTAGTTGGTAAAGAAACTAATAAAGCAATCAAAGTCTTAAGCTCAGATGAGAAGGCAGAGaaaaaagtttttttatttttctgaaaagGGCACAGAAGAAAGTTCACGATGGctaatcataatttttttctttttattaaaatgaagaCATCTTATGATAACAAGTACAAGGCATGCAAGATAACATGGACATACATGCAACAGCTGAGTAAATTAGTTTGAAAATTCCCTTGCATTCAAGAATCAAAGGAAGGAGCCACCGACCAACTAAATTTTAAAGTCACAATGACCACTGAAAAAGGTGCAGCATCCTTTCAAAGAAAGGATACAgatgatttttttaatatttgaaaaattaataaggATGATATAGTACTCACAAATAAAgtgaaacagtaattaaaagGGGTAATCAGGGGATTTTGGAAAAGATACCAGCATCAGAGACTCTATATCAATCAAGCTCACTCTTACAAGAACTACTTC
Proteins encoded in this region:
- the LOC126628855 gene encoding nuclear pore complex protein NUP1-like isoform X2; translated protein: MASPAREEKQKQAYEGLGAGGKFRKTPFRRTTQATPYDRPPTILRNPSAANDGWLSKLVDPAQRLISSGAHRLFSSVFRKRLPPPQSPSTGVNHEAKMKGKEEVTVDLPGVLKGTIGQCSGPSHPSTTGDGGELTELEQILEQKTFTRSEIDRLTELLHSRTVDMPMENQEKGSEVIPSKSVVSHDKKEEFPKTPLLDKNGIESRLASNPVVSASVLDEEVASPAELAKAYMGSRPSKVSLSLLNLRGQTHHEDSPILSSLPFPSKSPTMSLVPRNSGSGMAPLNGFVTPRSRGRSAIYSMARTPYSRVCTTSSLKGAGSKVDAYGGASSSQSVWEQSQPSGSKQGTSKRRFSVLDNDIGSVGPIRRIRQKPNLLSSRGLSSPTTSIHGARISSEAAQNLWKPLSLGEPKNKALPETRDNSGPSTSFSTVPSKSSEMASKILEQLDKLVSPKEKSSEPNLHTVKDKSPTKLSPSMLYGQARKSLEDVDSPKFLDNEHNNNKNFNNKFDVSADHVIPDAREFTSQKLDKVRENGPLRIGAPQDFTSQKQDKVRGNGPLRIDAPSDSSMLINGADSTTEKKDILLNVKTTVSAASNSVHHPQKKRAFKMSAHEDFLDLDDDDDSNGVASDSRGKVEASSTKNTPVYSEVRTSAARSLASSSLTVLPSVVATQPSFTYDKVDLPKDSHPGLPTFNYGGNVTSVKVSDAATPLFKFGSKSVDKVALPQSTFTSSPAVGESVNATFSHSNAESSSSVHAVVSGATTSVVQPHRSGEAVNKSNSNAGDSFVIPKTTVSTAPSTTGIFSFGTPNSNINNGSSPLFTSSTPSVFSNVTSPNSSGSISLTANRDTVDISTTAFTTNSSNGSSLAQAPSFSTTPTVKFESSTASTVVTPVPVKSPMESFEGKNKESFGGKNTEDKGFGNISSTLFAGTSAAISSAANQFQGSLFGAGSGSAPIAQASSAATGIASVAQSSSTEPGSSTSPLSHGFAGNTAFSFGGSIFGPTSTAKLPSSGTDTALGSSTSSLEANSISSGTAPNVFASSWQPAKSSVFATAFNSTSSSTGFSYVSSSAAPATNSAPIVSGGSSTAATTSTNSVPFVFGGSSTATATTNSAPFVFGGSSSATATTISAPITFAASTVSSTNNNSGLMFQSSNGASSTSMFSFTSAAPTSAPSQPPFGNSNPVFPFGSPGNNDQMSMEDSMAEDTNQASMPTVPGFGQQFQFGQQPVSNSQPASVFGYTPTAPGASPFQFGGQQNLTNPQNPNPFQASGSLGANQGLGGGSFSVGSSGGDGDKSQRRIVKVKHTRRKK
- the LOC126628855 gene encoding nuclear pore complex protein NUP1-like isoform X3, coding for MASPAREEKQKQAYEGLGAGGKFRKTPFRRTTQATPYDRPPTILRNPSAANDGWLSKLVDPAQRLISSGAHRLFSSVFRKRLPPPQSPSTGVNHEAKMKGKEEVTVDLPGVLKGTIGQCSGPSHPSTTGDGGELTELEQILEQKTFTRSEIDRLTELLHSRTVDMPMENQEKGSEVIPSKSVVSHDKKEEFPKTPLLDKNGIESRLASNPVVSASVLDEEVASPAELAKAYMGSRPSKVSLSLLNLRGQTHHEDSPILSSLPFPSKSPTMSLVPRNSGSGMAPLNGFVTPRSRGRSAIYSMARTPYSRVCTTSSLKGAGSKVDAYGGASSSQSVWEQSQPSGSKQGTSKRRFSVLDNDIGSVGPIRRIRQKPNLLSSRGLSSPTTSIHGARISSEAAQNLWKPLSLGEPKNKALPETRDNSGPSTSFSTVPSKSSEMASKILEQLDKLVSPKEKSSEPNLHTVKDKSPTKLSPSMLYGQARKSLEDVDSPKFLDNEHNNNKNFNNKFDVSADHVIPDAREFTSQKQDKVRGNGPLRIDAPSDSSMLINGADSTTEKKDILLNVKTTVSAASNSVHHPQKKRAFKMSAHEDFLDLDDDDDSNGVASDSRGKVEASSTKNTPVYSEVRTSAARSLASSSLTVLPSVVATQPSFTYDKVDLPKDSHPGLPTFNYGGNVTSVKVSDAATPLFKFGSKSVDKVALPQSTFTSSPAVGESVNATFSHSNAESSSSVHAVVSGATTSVVQPHRSGEAVNKSNSNAGDSFVIPKTTVSTAPSTTGIFSFGTPNSNINNGSSPLFTSSTPSVFSNVTSPNSSGSISLTANRDTVDISTTAFTTNSSNGSSLAQAPSFSTTPTVKFESSTASTVVTPVPVKSPMESFEGKNKESFGGKNTEDKGFGNISSTLFAGTSAAISSAANQFQGSLFGAGSGSAPIAQASSAATGIASVAQSSSTEPGSSTSPLSHGFAGNTAFSFGGSIFGPTSTAKLPSSGTDTALGSSTSSLEANSISSGTAPNVFASSWQPAKSSVFATAFNSTSSSTGFSYVSSSAAPATNSAPIVSGGSSTAATTSTNSVPFVFGGSSTATATTNSAPFVFGGSSSATATTNSAPFVFGGSSSATATTISAPITFAASTVSSTNNNSGLMFQSSNGASSTSMFSFTSAAPTSAPSQPPFGNSNPVFPFGSPGNNDQMSMEDSMAEDTNQASMPTVPGFGQQFQFGQQPVSNSQPASVFGYTPTAPGASPFQFGGQQNLTNPQNPNPFQASGSLGANQGLGGGSFSVGSSGGDGDKSQRRIVKVKHTRRKK
- the LOC126628855 gene encoding nuclear pore complex protein NUP1-like isoform X1 gives rise to the protein MASPAREEKQKQAYEGLGAGGKFRKTPFRRTTQATPYDRPPTILRNPSAANDGWLSKLVDPAQRLISSGAHRLFSSVFRKRLPPPQSPSTGVNHEAKMKGKEEVTVDLPGVLKGTIGQCSGPSHPSTTGDGGELTELEQILEQKTFTRSEIDRLTELLHSRTVDMPMENQEKGSEVIPSKSVVSHDKKEEFPKTPLLDKNGIESRLASNPVVSASVLDEEVASPAELAKAYMGSRPSKVSLSLLNLRGQTHHEDSPILSSLPFPSKSPTMSLVPRNSGSGMAPLNGFVTPRSRGRSAIYSMARTPYSRVCTTSSLKGAGSKVDAYGGASSSQSVWEQSQPSGSKQGTSKRRFSVLDNDIGSVGPIRRIRQKPNLLSSRGLSSPTTSIHGARISSEAAQNLWKPLSLGEPKNKALPETRDNSGPSTSFSTVPSKSSEMASKILEQLDKLVSPKEKSSEPNLHTVKDKSPTKLSPSMLYGQARKSLEDVDSPKFLDNEHNNNKNFNNKFDVSADHVIPDAREFTSQKLDKVRENGPLRIGAPQDFTSQKQDKVRGNGPLRIDAPSDSSMLINGADSTTEKKDILLNVKTTVSAASNSVHHPQKKRAFKMSAHEDFLDLDDDDDSNGVASDSRGKVEASSTKNTPVYSEVRTSAARSLASSSLTVLPSVVATQPSFTYDKVDLPKDSHPGLPTFNYGGNVTSVKVSDAATPLFKFGSKSVDKVALPQSTFTSSPAVGESVNATFSHSNAESSSSVHAVVSGATTSVVQPHRSGEAVNKSNSNAGDSFVIPKTTVSTAPSTTGIFSFGTPNSNINNGSSPLFTSSTPSVFSNVTSPNSSGSISLTANRDTVDISTTAFTTNSSNGSSLAQAPSFSTTPTVKFESSTASTVVTPVPVKSPMESFEGKNKESFGGKNTEDKGFGNISSTLFAGTSAAISSAANQFQGSLFGAGSGSAPIAQASSAATGIASVAQSSSTEPGSSTSPLSHGFAGNTAFSFGGSIFGPTSTAKLPSSGTDTALGSSTSSLEANSISSGTAPNVFASSWQPAKSSVFATAFNSTSSSTGFSYVSSSAAPATNSAPIVSGGSSTAATTSTNSVPFVFGGSSTATATTNSAPFVFGGSSSATATTNSAPFVFGGSSSATATTISAPITFAASTVSSTNNNSGLMFQSSNGASSTSMFSFTSAAPTSAPSQPPFGNSNPVFPFGSPGNNDQMSMEDSMAEDTNQASMPTVPGFGQQFQFGQQPVSNSQPASVFGYTPTAPGASPFQFGGQQNLTNPQNPNPFQASGSLGANQGLGGGSFSVGSSGGDGDKSQRRIVKVKHTRRKK